A genome region from Setaria italica strain Yugu1 chromosome III, Setaria_italica_v2.0, whole genome shotgun sequence includes the following:
- the LOC101761328 gene encoding uncharacterized protein LOC101761328 — protein MMAAADDLAALREQLALASSAAISASDLDHAYRLQLAEVIQASLLHSPNGNTSSSPSPSLPVPESSSDADYAFAVQAADLARAEQDRLVAAHDALFARELAAIPEDQWAHDGDYFERPLDADASLRPLFRVLSKGMASKEVVGPRERDPRVAVLAVAVCGPQGEVLLRMHKPLERYVGGRMMVEVMALMEGLQSALALGITSVTIATAYRPLYNHMLGIWRPSGKNLADMVNQVLSVRRKFDQCAISFVEPTEVSYVVKLARDSIAVLIAKALATNASTSMERRETCTICLEDTDITKIHVVEGCAHRFCFSCMKEHVKVKLLNGMLPACPQDGCATKLSVEGSKMFLSPRLLEIMVQRVREGQIPPSQKIYCPYPKCSALMSLREVILPMQESCSKYTAADAATLRKCVKCRGSFCISCKVPWHDRMSCYDYKRRYPHARPEDVKLQNLARQRLWRQCVKCKHMIELAEGCYHMICVCGYEFCYTCGKEWKEKKATCACPLWDEHNIIREDDEDEDDYEEDEDDLY, from the exons AtgatggccgccgccgacgacctcGCCGCCCTGCGCGAGCAGCTCgccctcgcctcctccgccgccatttCCGCCTCCGACCTCGACCACGCATACCGCCTCCAGCTCGCCGAGGTCATCCAAGCCTCCCTCCTCCACTCCCCGAATGGGAAtacctcatcatcaccatctcCATCGCTCCCCGTCCCCGAATCCTCCTCGGATGCCGACTATGCCTTCGCCGTCCAAGCCGCCGATCTCGCGCGCGCGGAGCAGgaccgcctcgtcgccgcgcaCGACGCCCTCTTCGCGCGTGAGCTCGCCGCCATCCCGGAGGACCAGTGGGCCCACGACGGGGACTACTTCGAGCGCCCCCTGGACGCCGACGCGTCGCTCCGCCCGCTCTTCCGCGTCCTCTCCAAGGGCATGGCCAGCAAGGAGGTCGTGGGACCGCGGGAGCGGGACCCCCGCGTCGCGGTCCTCGCGGTGGCCGTCTGCGGGCCGCAGGGGGAGGTGCTACTCAGGATGCACAAGCCGCTGGAGCGCTATGTGGGCGGCCGCATGATGGTAGAGGTGATGGCGCTCATGGAAGGCCTCCAATCCGCGCTGGCTTTGGGCATCACCAGCGTCACCATTGCCACCGCTTACCGCCCGCTCTACAACCAT ATGCTTGGAATTTGGCGCCCGTCAGGGAAGAACCTGGCAGATATGGTCAATCAGGTTCTGTCAGTGCGAAGGAAATTTGATCAATGTGCAATCTCATTTGTTGAGCCAACCGAAGTCAGCTATGTGGTAAAATTAGCAAGAGATTCAATAGCTGTTCTGATTGCCAAAGCTCTTGCCACCAATGCTAGCACTAGCATGGAGAGAAGAGAGACCTGCACCATCTGCTTGGAAGACACTGACATTACCAAAATCCATGTGGTTGAAGGTTGTGCACATCGTTTTTGCTTCTCCTGCATGAAGGAGCATGTGAAAGTTAAGCTACTGAATGGAATGCTCCCAGCTTGCCCACAAGATGGTTGTGCCACAAAGCTAAGCGTGGAGGGTTCAAAGATGTTCCTGTCACCACGGCTGTTAGAGATCATGGTGCAGCGCGTGAGGGAGGGGCAAATTCCTCCAAGTCAAAAGATTTACTGTCCATATCCGAAGTGTTCAGCCTTGATGTCCTTGAGGGAAGTGATTCTTCCAATGCAAGAATCCTGCTCAAAGTACACGGCCGCTGATGCAGCCACGCTGAGGAAGTGTGTGAAATGCAGAGGCTCTTTCTGCATCAGCTGTAAGGTGCCATGGCATGATAGGATGAGTTGCTATGACTACAAGAGGAGGTACCCCCATGCTCGTCCAGAAGATGTAAAGTTACAGAACCTCGCGCGGCAACGGCTGTGGCGCCAATGTGTGAAATGCAAGCACATGATTGAACTTGCGGAGGGTTGCTACCACATGATCTGCGT GTGTGGCTATGAGTTCTGCTACACGTGTGGGAAAGaatggaaggagaagaaagcaaCCTGCGCCTGCCCGCTGTGGGACGAGCACAACATCATTAGAGAggacgatgaggatgaggacgactatgaggaagacgaggacgaTCTTTACTAG